The Novosphingobium resinovorum nucleotide sequence CAGTGCCGCCAGGCGAAGCTGCATGTGATCGTCGATCCGGTATGATACGTAGGCGTTGAGGTAGTTGGTCGGCCCCAGCACACGGTTGGCCGTCAGGCCGGTGGGGCGCAGGAAGCCCGAGCGATACTCGTATGTCGCGCCGATCCCGAAGTTGCCCTTTTCCCAGCTTCCCGACAGGTTGACCGCGTGCTTCGACAGGCCCGGTACGCCCGATGGCGGCACGAACAGGTAGAGCGGATTGGCCGGGTCGGTGGCCGAAGGATCGTTGAAGCGGAAGTTGCTGTCGGTGAAGGAATAGCTCGCCTCCAGCGCCAGTCCGTCCAGCGGCGCGGGCAGCATCGAGAAGGTCTGGCGCAGCGATACGGCGGCGCCGCGGATATAGGACTTCTTCAGGCTGTCTGCCCGCAGCGCCGGGTTCAGCACCGGGCCGCCGGGCATGATGAGGTCACCCGGCCAGGCCGAACTGCTTAGGAACTTGTAGTAGGCATCGAGCGAAATCGCGGTGTCCGGCGCGGGGCTGTAGCGCAGGGAAAGGTCCATGTTCCATGCCTTGACAGGGTCCTGCCGCTCGATCGTGCCCGAAGGACCGGCGATGACGCGGCGCAGGTTGAACCCGTCGATCGCGCTGCGCAGGAGCGTGCGGTACACCGAGCCTTCGATCTCCAGCCCGCGTCCCGCTTCCACGACGACGTTGGCGCTCGGCAGGAAGTCCACGAGCGAGCCGGAGCGGTCGATGATCGGATCGGGGCTGCCGGTATAGCGCGCCACCCGCGTCGTGCGGCGGGTCTGGGTGACCCGAAGACCGATGTTGCCGTGGACCGGCAGGTCGGCAAGCTCGCCCTTGAAGTTACCCATGATGTAGCCGGCAAGGATCTTTTCCGAGACGTCCTGCTCGCCGCCCGACTTTCGGGCGAGAGGGATGTCGTAGTCGGTGTTGCCGGTAAAGGCGGTGTAGAGGCAGGCCGGGTCGAATACTGCCCAGCTGTTGATGTTGGTGCCGCTGTCGGCGAGGAAGTCGGTCGTGATCGGGCCGCGGCGGCAGCTGGCGTTGCCGGCCTGCACGTTCGCTTCCGGGATGCCGTCGCTCTGGTAGGTCAGCAACTGGCCATGGCGCTTGTGCTCGGAGTAGCGGGCACCCAGCCGGATCGTTTCGAGCAGGCCGCCAAGCTCGTAGATGACGTCGGTGCGCCAGGCCTTGATCGCATCCCTGCGCGTGTCGCGCCCGCGCCTTGCGGCGGCGGAGGCGGTGAACAGGCTGTGATCGCTCAGATCGATCGGTGTCGCGAACTCGATATAGGGGACGCCGCCATGGCTCAGGTCCAGCGTGTAGCCGATGCGGCCGCCGGGGCCGACCAGGTCGTTGGTCGAGGCGCTGGCCGAGATGTCGGTCTGGCTGCGCTCGGTGCGCGAATAGGACAGATCGGTGCGGATTTCGAGCCGTTCGGTCGGACGGAACCGCACGTTGATGCCGTAGCCGGTGTACTTCTCGTCACGGGTTCGGGCGAAGCCCAGCGATTCTAGCTTGGTCTCGCCGGAAAAGCGCAGCGGCGCGCCGCTCGGGGCGATTTCCAGCGGGGTGAGCGAGCGGAAACCTTCGGTCAGCGCGAATTCGCTGCGATAGCGCGACTGGATGCGGCTGGACCGTTCGCCGTCGATCATGATGTCCCACTTCTCGTTGGGCTGCCACTGGATCGTCGCGAAATAGGCGCGCTGCTCTTCGTCGGAGCGCTGCTGGCGGAAGGTGTGCGAACCCGTCGGGAAGTAGAGCGCATTCGTCGAATTGGGATCGTACGTGCAGTTGCCGCTCGCGGTCGGGCCTATGCTGTTGCACGGCTTCACGGCGGTGGTGCCCTTGTAGAAGTCCTTGGGCAGGAAGGAATCGTTCAGCATGACGCCGGCGGAGAAACCGATGCGCCCGATCCCGGTGTCGAACTGATCGACGTAGGAGGCGGAAAGCCTGCGCCCGGGCGATTGGCCGGAGCGGTCGGCGTAGGACGAGTATATGCCCCTGAGGTCGGCCTGGAAGCGCGCCTTCTTGAGGTCGAGCGGTCGCAGCGCCTCGCTGGTGGTGAGGCCAAACAGCGCGCCCTCGACCTGGTCCGCCCCGTAGAAGCTGCGGTAGCCGACTTCCTTCTGCAGTTCGATCGGGAACTGGCGGAAGGAGATGTCGCGGAAATTGTTGGAACCGGTGATCTCGCGGCCGTTGAAGGTCGAGAAGCCGAAGAACGGCCCCATGTCACCGAAAGTGCCGTCTTCGGCCGGGTTTTCGAAGGTGACCGACTTCTTCGATTTCTTCTTCGTCTTTTCGATCAGCACGCTTCTGGTCGACGACTCTCCGGGGATCTGCGGACCAGCGATCGCGACGGTCTGGTCCGGCGGCGTCACTGTCTGGGCCTCGGCCATGACTGGATGCCATGCACCCACCGCGACACAGGACAGCAACGCAAGGCGCGCCCTGGCCTTGCGTGCGGCAAACGAAACCTTGCTGCGGCTGGCGTTGAACAGATCGGCGGAATCCGGCTGGCCGTACATCGTGTTAAGCTCCTCTCCCCCTCCCGGCGCCTTTCTCTTGATGGCGTGCCGGGCATGCGCTCCCAAACGCATATTGGATGAGCCCTTTTCGCGGCTGATCCTGTCAATCAGCCATCATTGCGCTGCAGCATCACTAAAAATGTTTCCGCTTGTTTGCTCGATAGCGAACAGAGCGGGAGAAAATCAAAGGATTACGCCGGCAATTCGCCTGCACATTGCGGCGGGCCGCACGATTTTTGATGGTGCTGCGCTGCAATGACGGCTCGCTGACAGGATTTCTCGCCAGAACGGCACACCACAACCGATAAGGTCGCGCGCCGATGCGCCGACCAGGGAGCGGCAGGCTAAGATGGCAAGCGATACACTTTTGACCGTGCTCGGATTTGGCATGGTCGTCACCTTCATGACCCTCATCATGCTCAAGCGGCTGTCGCCGCTGGTGGCGCTGACCCTGATCCCGATCGTCTTCGCGCTCGTCGCGGGGTTCGGCGGGAAGGAGCTGGGCGACATGATGCTGGCCGGCATTACCAAGCTGGCGCCGACGGGCATCATGCTGATGTTCGCGATCCTCTATTTCGGTCTGATGATCGACGTGGGCCTGTTCGATCCGGTGGTGCGGCGCATCGTCCAGGTTGTCGACGGCGACCCGGTGAAGATCCTGGTCGGCACGGCGGTGCTGGCCACCGTGGTTTCGCTCGATGGCGACGGTTCGACGACCTACATGATCACCGTCGCCTCGATGCTGCCGCTCTACCGGCGCATCGGCATGGACCCGCTCAAGCTCACCTGCGTGACCATCCTTGCGGGCGGCGTGATGAACCTCACGCCCTGGGGCGGCCCTCTGGCCCGCGCGGCGAGTGCGCTGCATGTCGAGCCGGGCGAGGTCTTCATGCCGATGATCCCGGTCATGGCGATCGGCGTGCTGGGCGTGATTGCGCTCGCCTATATCCTGGGCAAGCACGAGCGTGCACGCCTCGCGGCGACCGGCGGCGCGCGCCTGCCCGAAAGCGCCGTCCCTGCCGGGCTCATCGAGCCGACCGACACGGCCGACGCCGCGCTGAAGCGCCCCCGCCTGCTGTGGTTCAACGCGCTGCTGACGATCGGCCTGCTCGCCGGGCTGGTTTTCGCGGTGCTGCCGCTCTCGATCATGTTCATGATCGGCTTCGCCATCGCCATTCTTGTGAACTATCCCCGCCTCGAGGACCAGCGCGCGCGGATCGCCGGTCATGCCCGCAACGTCATCGCCGTCGTCTCGCTGATCTTCGCGGCGGGCATCTTCACCGGCATCCTGGGCGAGACCGGCATGGTCGAGGCGATGTCCAACAGCCTCCTCGCGCTCATCCCGCCGCAGGCCGGTCCGTTCCTCGCCCCGATCGTGGCGCTGGCGAGCCTGCCTTTGACGTTCTTCATTTCAAACGACGCGTTCTATTTTGGCGTCCTGCCGGTGGCGGCGAACGCGGCGCATGCTTACGGCATCGCGCCGCTGGAGATGGCCCGCGCCTCGCTGATCGGCCAGCCGGTGCACCTGCTGAGCCCGCTGGTCCCCTCGACTTACCTGCTGGTCGGCCTTGCCGGGGTCGAGTTCGGCGATCACCAGAAGTTCACGCTCAAGTGGGCGACGGTGATCTGCGTGCTGATGCTCGTCGCCTCGCTGGGCCTCGGCCTGTTTCCCTTCTTCGGCGCTCAAGGGTAAGGCGATGACGCGCATCGTCGTTGGAACCGGGCTGCTTGCCCTCGCGCCCGCCTGCCTGCTCCTGTCGTCCTGCGGCAAGGACGAAGGCAAGAAGGACAAGGCGCCGCCGACCGTCGGCTTCGTGGTCGTCCAGCCGACCAGCGTGCCCGTCGACACCGAACTGGCGGGCCGCGTCAGCGCGCTGCAGATGTCCGAGGTGCGCCCGCAAGTGGCCGGTATCGTGCGCCGCCGCTTCTTCAAGGAAGGCAGCCTGGTCACCAAGGGGCAGACCCTCTACGAGATCGACCCGCGCGTCTATTCGGCGGCGGTGGACGAGGCCGTGGCCAACCGCAACAGCGCGATGGCAAGCGCCGATTCCGCCCGGGAACTCGCCGATCGCTACAAGCCGCTCGCCGACATGGAAGCGGTGGCGCGGCAGGACTACGTCAACGCGGCGGCGCAGGCCCGCCAGACCCGCGCCGCCGTCGCGCAGGCACAGGCGCGCCTGCGCTCGGCCCAAGTCAGCCTCCAGTTCACCCGTGTCCCCGCGCCGATCTCAGGCCGCATCGGCCGCTCGCTCTTTACCGAGGGCGCACTGGTCACCGCCAATCAGGCCGAGCCGCTGGCGGTGATCCAGCGGATGGATCCGGTCTTCGTCGATATCCAGCAGTCGAGCGCGGAACTGCTGCGCCTGCGCCGCGCGCTTGCCGATGGATCGACCCCCGGCGACGCCTCCGTGCGGTTGAAGCTGGAAGACGGCAGCGACTACGAGTTGCCCGGCAAGATCGCGTTCTCCGAAGTCATCGTCGATCCCACCACCGGGACGGTGACCTTGCGGGCATCGTTCCCCAACCCCGACGGCGTGTTGCTGCCGGGCATGTTCGTGCGCGCCCGCTTCGTCCAGCAGGTCAATTCCAGGGCCTTCCTGATCCCCCAGCAGGCCCTGCGCCGCGATCCTCGGGGCGCCGCCAGCGTCTACGTGGTCGAGGGTGACAAGGCGGTGGAGCGCAAGGTCGTCGTGCCTTCCGCGCAAGGCACCTCTTGGGTCGTCACCTCGGGCCTCAAGCCCGGCGACAGGCTGATCATCCAGGGCCTCGGCAATATCCGGCCGGACATCGCCGTGAAGCCCGTGCCCGCATCCGAGCCGCAGAAGGTGGCGCCCAAGAAGACGAAGAAGGGCGCCTGACCCGCCATGTCGAGCATCTTCATCAAGCGGCCCATTCTCGCCTGGGTCATCGCCATCCTCACCATGCTTGCGGGCGGGCTCGCGATCGCCGGGCTGCCGATCGCGCAGTACCCGGACGTCGCCCCGCCGCAGGTAAACATTCGCGCCAGCTATCCCGGCGCCAATGCCGAGACGCTGCAGAACAGCGTCACGCAGGTCATCGAGCAGACGCTGACCGGCGTGGACCACCTGCTCTACTTCTCCTCCACGTCGAGTTCGCGCGGGCAGGCCGTCATCACCGCGACGTTCGCGAAGGGCGTCGATCCCGATACCGCGCAAGTGCAGGTGCAGAACCAGGTGCAGCAGGCGCTGCCCCGCCTGCCGACGCAAGTGCAGCAGCAGGGGCTGCGCGTCACCAAGTCCAATCCCGACCTGCTGATGATCGTCACTGTCTATGACGAGACCGACCGGCTCACCAATCAGGACGTCTCCGATCTCCTGACCTCGCGCGTGCAGGACACCGTCGCGCGGGTCAGCGGCGTGGGCGACATCGACGTCTTCGGCGCCCCCTATGCCATGCGCATCTGGCTGATCCCGGAGAAGCTGGCGAGCTACCAGCTCATGCCGTCCGACATCATCAACGCCATCCGCAAGCAGAACACCGAAGTGGCAGCGGGCGAGATCGGCGGCCAGCCGCAGCCGCGCACGCAGATGCTCAACGCCACCGTAACCGCGCAGTCGCGGCTCCAGACCCCGGCGCAGTTCGCCGCGATCATCGTCAAGACCCAGCCGAGCGGCGCGACGATCAGGCTGGCCGATGTCGCCCGTGTGGAACTGGGCGCGGAAAGCTACCAGACCGTCAGCCGCCTGAACGGCCACCCCGGCGCGGGCATGGCGATTTCGCTGGCACCCGGCGCGGACGCGCTGAAGACGGCCGAAATGGTCAGGGCGGAAGTGGAGAAGGTGGCGAAGACCTTCCCGCCGGGCATGCAGTACGCCTACGCCAACGATGCGACCGACTTCATCACGCTGTCGGTGGACGAGGTGGTCAAGACGCTGATCGAGGCGATCGTCCTCGTCGTCATCGTCATGTTCGTGTTCCTCCAAAGCTGGCGCGCCACGCTGATCCCCGCGATTGCGGTGCCCGTGGTGCTGCTCGGCACCTTCGGGATCATCTATCTGGCGGGCTTCTCGATCAACACGATGACGCTGTTCGCGCTCGTGCTGGCGATCGGGCTGCTCGTCGATGACGCGATCGTCGTGGTCGAGAACGTCGAGCGTCTGATGGAGGAGAACCCGTCGCTGACGCCAAGGCAGGCGACGTTCCAGTCGATGAAGGAGATCCAGGTCGCGCTGGTGGCGATCGCGGTCGTGCTGTCGGCGGTGTTCCTGCCGATGGCGTTCTTCGGCGGATCGACCGGCGTGATCTATCGCCAGTTCTCGCTCACCATCGTCGCCTCGATGACCTTGTCGGTGCTGGTGGCTCTGATCCTCAGCCCGGCGCTGACCGCCACCCTGTTGCGGCAGAAGCACCGCGGTGAGGCGCGCAAGGGGGCGCTTGCGCGGCTGCACCGGATTGGCGACAGGTTCAACGCCGCGATCGAGAACGGCACGCAGAGGTATCTTTCCGGCGCGCGCACGGTGCTGAAGCGCAAGTGGGCTTCGCTGGCAGTGTTCGCTCTGATTTCCGCCGCGCTTTACGGCCTGTTCGTGATGCTGCCGACCGGTTTCCTGCCCAACGAGGACCAGGGCATCGCCCGCGTCCGCTTCGAACTGCCGCCCGGCGCGACGCAGGGCCGCACGCTGGAGGTCGAGAACGAGATCGAGCGCTATTTCGCGAAATACGAGAAGGACAACGTCGATCTCATGCTGCTCAATGCGGGCGGCGGCGGTGCTTCGGGCCAGAACACTGGGCAGGGGTTCCTCAACCTGACCGACTGGGCGAAGCGCAGCGGCGAGGAGAACACCGCCGACGCCATCACCAAGCGGGCGACCAAGGCGTTCAAGAGCCTGCGCGATGCCAAGGCGGTCGCGCAGGTTCCGCCCTCGATCCGCGGTCTTGGCAAGTCGGCGGGATTCACCATGCTGCTGCAGAACGCCACCGGGATGCCGCAGGCCGAATTTGCGGCTGCCCGCGCGAAGCTGCTCGAGCTGGCCTCGTCCGACCCGATGCTGAACGCGGTGACGGTGACCGAACTGCCGGACGTCGATACCTTCAAGGTCGACGTCGACCAGCAGAAGATCGCCGCATCAGGCTTGGATCAGGACGACGTCAACGCCACGCTGGCCACGGCATGGGGCGGGCGCTACGTGAACGACTTCATCGACCGTGGCCGGGTCAAGCGCGTCTATGTGCAGGGCGACGCCCCGTACCGCGACGAGCCCACCGACATCGACCAGTGGTTCGTCCGCGCGCAGACCGGCGCAATGGTGCCGTTCTCCTCCTTCGCCAGTACGAGCTGGTCGGTGGTCCCCACCAGCCTGTCGCGCTTCCAGGGCCTGCCTTCGTTTGAATTCTCGGGCCAGGCGGCAAGCGGGTACAGCTCGGGCCAGGCGATGGATCGCATGGAACAGCTCGCCGCCCAAATCCCCGGCACGACGGTCGCATGGTCGGGCCTGTCCTATCAGGAGCGGCTGTCGTCGGGTCAGGCGCCGATGCTCTATGCGCTGTCGCTGATCGTCGTGTTCCTCTGCCTTGCGGCGCTCTACGAGAGCTGGACGATTCCGCTTGCGGTGCTTTTGGTGGTGCCTTTGGGTCTCATAGGTGCCGTTGTGGCCGTCAGCTTGCGCGGCCTGGACAACGACATCTACCTTCAGATCGGCCTGCTGACGACGATGGGGCTGGCGGCGAAGAACGCGATCCTGATGATCGAGTTCGCGGAACAGGCGGAAAAGCGCGGCAGCAGCGTGATGGAAGCCGCCTTCGAGGCTGCGCGCGTCAGGCTCCGCCCGATCCTGATGACCAGCTTCGCCTTCATTTTCGGCGTCCTCCCGCTCGCGCTTTCCACCGGCGCGGGCGCGAACAGCCGCATCGCCATTGGCACCTCTGTCGTGGGCGGGATGATCACCGCGACGATCCTGGCGATCTTCTACATCCCGTTCTTCTTCGTGCTGGTGCGGGCAGCCGCGCTCAAGCTGGGCGGCAGGGAGCATCCCGCGCGGCCGCAGGAGGAAATGGCATGAAGCCTATGAAATTCGCCCTGCCGCTGCTGCTTTCGGCCTGCTCGATGGCGCCGCGGGATGTGGCGGTAGCGCCGCCGGTGCCGGAAACCTGGCCGAGCGGGCCGGCCTATGGCGCACCGCAAGCTGCCTTGCCCGAAACAATCGGTTATCGCGGCATCTTCGCCGACCAGCGGCTGCAGAGCCTGATCGAGCAGGCGCTGGAGAGCAACCGCGACCTCAAGGTCGCCGCCGCCAACGTCATGGCGGCGCGAGCGCAAGTTCGTATCCAGCGCGCGGAGCAATTGCCCCAGCTCGACCTGACCGCCGGTGCCACGCATACGCGCAGCAACAACGGCACCCTGGGCAATCAGGGCGCCGCGACCGGCGGGCAGGTCCGATCGCGTACGAGCTATTCGGCGCAGCTGGGCATCACCGCCTTCGAACTGGACCTGTTCGGCAGGCTGGCATCGCTGAGCGAGGCCGAACAGAATCGCTATCTCGCAAGCGAAGCGGGCGCCCGCGCCACGCGGCTCGCGCTCGTGGGGGACATCGCGGACGGCTGGCTGGCCCATGCCGCCGATGCGTCGCTGCTGCAGGTCGCGCTCGATACCGTCGCCAGTGCGCAGCGGACCGTCGCGCTCACCCGTGCGCGCCTGGACGGGGGCATCGCGCCGCGCTCGGACTTGCGACAGGCGGAGCAGATCCTCGCCACCGCCGAGGCGGACGTTGCGAGGCAGCGCACCGCGCTGGCGCAGGACATCAACGGTCTGCAGCTTCTCGTCGGAGGCCCGATCGCGAATGACCTGCTCCCCGACCGGATCGAGCAGGCCGCGCAAGGCGTAAAGGAGGTCCCCGCAGGGGTGGATTCCCGGGTTCTGCTGCGACGGCCCGACGTCATCCAGGCCGAATACCTGATGCTTGCGGAAAATGCCGAGATCGGCGCCGCACGGGCAGCCATGTTCCCCCGCATCTCGCTCACCGGCCTGCTGGGCTTCGCGAGCAACGCGCTCTCCGGCCTCTTTACCGGCGGGGCGTTTCGCTACTCGGGTTCGGGGGATGCCAGCTATGCCATCTTCCAGGCGGGCGCGGCGAAGGCGGGTGTTCGCCTCTCGCAGGCACAGCGGGATGCGGCGCTGGCCACTTACGAAAAGTCGATCCAGTCGGCCTTTCGCGACGTGGCGGACGGGCTCGCACGGCGCGGCACGATCGACGCGGAAATGGCCGCGATCCGCCGTCAGGCCGTGGCCGCCGAAGATGGCTATGCGCTTGCCGATGCCCGATACCGGCGCGGCGTCGATACGTTCCTTTCCAGTCTCGTCGCCCAGCGCGCCGCCTATTCCGCGCGGCGCGACATCGTCGCCATAGAACTGGAGGCCGCGAGCAACCGCGTCGCGCTGTTCCGTGCCCTCGGCGGCGATGCCCGCTGGGAATGACGGCGCGTAACCGCTTTTCTTACTGACTTCCTGCCCCGAATTCCTGCGAGGTGATCCCCTTGTCCATGTTCGATACCATGGCGTCCGACGCCATGCATCTGGCCGACCCCGTCATGCTGGCATCGCTCGGCCAGATCGTGCTGATCGACGTCGTCCTTGCCGCCGACAACGCCATCGTCGTCGGGGCGCTGGCGGCGGGTTTCTCGCCGTCGCGGCGGCACCGCATCATTCTCATGGGGATCGCGGCGGCGCTGGTGCTGCGCATCGTTTTCGCACTTGCGGTGACGCAGTTGCTGCAGGTGACGGGACTGGTGTTTGCAGGCGGCCTGCTGCTGCTCTGGGTCGGCTGGAAATTCTGGCGCGAACTGCAGGCATCCGGCGACGATGCGGAGATTGCGGCCAAGCCGGCAGCGCCCAAGTCCTTCGCTGCAGCAGCGGTGGCCGTCATGGTGGCGGACGTCAGCATGAGCCTCGACAACGTCCTGGCCGTGGCCGGAGTGGCGCGAGAGCATCCCGGCCTGCTCGTTACCGGGCTGGTGCTATCCGTGGTGCTGATGGGCGTGGCCGCGAACTTCCTGGCGCGACTGATTGAGCGGTATCGCTGGATCGCCTATATCGGCCTTGCCGCCATCCTCTTCGTGGCGCTGCGTATGATCTACGAAGGCATTCTCGATCCCGAGCGGGGCCTTGCCGCGTTTCTGCAATAAGGCAGCAGCTCCGGCGGCGCGATGCACCGCCGGAGCCGTTGGACCTCAGTCGATCGCGTCGAGCTTGGCCAGCTGTTCCTTCGCGGCCTCGGGGGTGAGGGGCAGATACTTGCCATCGGCCTGCACCGCCGCCTGGCCTTCACGGCTGAGGACGTAGCGCAGGAATTCCTTGACCTTGGGGTCGATCGGCTTCCCCTTCTGCTTCTTCACGTAATAATAGACGTCGCGAAGCAGCGGATAGCTGCGATCCTGCACGGTCTTGAGCGTCAGCGGAACCGGGGCGCCCTTGCCGGTTGAGAGGGCGAGGACCTTCCCGCCGGGCTGGGCGAAGGGCATGCCGGTATAGCCGATGCCGTAAGGGTCGGCAGCGACCGCGTTCATGATGAGTTCGCCGCCCGCCGTCAGCGATCCGTCCTTCTTCAGCCCGGTGATGTTCGAATAGGCGCGCAGGTCCTCGTTCCACTTGGACGATCCCTTGAGCACCTTCTTGTCGATCTCGTCCTGGAAGTGGTACTTCGCGTTGTAGCCGTAGACGTGGATCGGCTTGTCGGCCCACTTGCCTTTAAGGCCCAGCTGCCCCCAGGTCCGGATGTTCTTCTCCGGTCCGCGCGCCCAGTCCGTGCGCCAGGTCAGTCCGTCCCAGCCGCCATCGCGCCGTGCGCCGAAGATGCCGTCGAGCTGCTCCATGCTGAGCGAGGCGAGCGGGTTGTCCTTGTTGACGAAGAAGCCGAGCGCATACGTCCAGCCGCGCACGTCGAAGCTGCCGGTGGCCATGACGATCTCGACCAGTTCGGTCGAACTCGCGCCGTCGTCACCGCCGCCCGCGCCTTCGCGCTCGAAGCCCTTGAGTTCGTCCCACAGCGCCTGACGGCCCATCGGCGCGAGGTCCGCGACGTTTGCCACCAACCCGGGGAAGCCGACGGCGGAGGAGTAGAGGTTGTCGGAGAACTGGATGCCGGGCTGATGCTTCCTGAACTCGGCTTCCCAGACATCGACGAGCCCGGAATCCTTGATGTAGTTGTTACCCCACTGCCGGATCGTGCCCGAGACCTGCTGCTGCGGCTTGTAGGATTCGAGCCCGGAGATATCGAACTGGGGCTCGTAGAATTTCTTCACCTTGCGGATCTTGGTGCCGATCGCACGGGCCTTCGACAGGGCGTCCGCATCGCGGGTGGTTTCCGGCTGCGCGCCTTGCTCGGCCGCGATCGAAGCCGATGGTGCCGCCGACAGCAACAGCGCGGCAGTCAACGCCAAAAATTTCATGGTATCCTCTCCTGACAATGGCGACACGATACGTGCCTGCCGGTCAGGATGGCAGTTCAACCTATCATCCACCTGACATTGCAGCGCAGCAACGGCGTGACGCGGGCTTTCTTCAGGGGGACTGCCGTTCCATCAGGCTGTCCCAGTTTTCCAGCAGGCGCCGTCGTTTGTGTTGATCGAGGTAGACCAGCAAGCCCGGCCCAAGCGGCACCGGACGGACGATGCCCGATTCGGTGATGCCGATGCCGCCGGTGACCGCATCCTCGCGGATGCCGTAGAACCCTGTATTGCGCGAGAGCGCGCGCTGGCCTTCCGGCGAGAGCAGGAATTCCAGGAAGGCATGCGCGCCCTGCGGGTTTGCCGCGTTGCGCGGGATGACGGCGGTGCGCAGGATGGCGAGGGTGAATTCGTGCGGGAACACGATCTCGAGCGGCGCCCCAGCAGCCTGCCGCCGCCGCGCGTAGCTGCTCAGGCTGTTGTAGGACATCGCCAGCTCGCCCCGGTCCAGCCTGCGGAAGATGGCGGAACTGTCTTCGTCGAGGAAGACCCCGCTTTCACCGAAGGCACGGAACAGGGCACTCGCGTCGCCGGACTGGCGATAATCCTGCGACAGCATCAGGTAGCCGGTGCCGCTGCGGCGAGGGTCGAAAGTGCCGATCCTGCCGCGCCAGAAAGCGGGGTCGGCTGCGATCGCCTCCAGCAGTTCGGAACGTGAGCGCGGGATGGTGCGACCATGCATGACGTTCGTGTTGAACACCATGACGATGGGCTCGAAAGTGACGCCAAAAGCCTCGTTGCGCCAGCGTGCCCAAGGCGGGAGCGCGGCGGCATTCTGCGAGACATGAGGACTGGATGCACCATCGTTGACGAGCTTGACCTGCAGATCCATCGAAGTGCTGAGCGTGAAATCCGCCCCGCTGCGCCTTTTCGCCAGATCATCGGCGACCTTGCGGTAGATGGAGAGGCCGTCCATCTCGTGATACTCGATGGTCGTCGAAGGATTTTTCTGGTGAAATGCCCGGATGGCCGGAGCGAGAAGGCTCTCCCCGCTGGTGCCCAGCACGATCACCTTCGAGCGCGGAGCCCTGCCGCCGTGCGAAACCGGGAAGATGGTGGCGGCAAGCGCCGCCGCGACCGCCAGCACGACGACGGCAATGATGACCGGTCGCCTGCTCATGCCTCTTGCACCAATGCCGGAATGCCGATGCGCACGATGAGACCTCCGCCTGGCCGGTCGAGCAGTGCGATCGTCCCTCCATGGCTGTTCACCGCGCGGCGGGCGATGGCGAGGCCCAGACCGGCACCGCCACGGGGCTGCGCGCCCTGGACGAAGCGCTCGAAACTTGCCTCCTTCATAGGGTCCGAGATGCCCCGGCCCCGGTCCGCGACGTCGATTAGGTAAGTCTCGCCCTCCAGGCGAAGGCCGAGTTCGGCTTCACCTCCTCCATGGACCCAGGCATTGTCGACGACGTTGCGCAGCGCTTCTGCAAGCATGAGCGGATCGCCCTGCGCCGGGGCTTCGTCGATCGCAATCGTCAGGTCGCACGTGCCGTCCTGGCGAAAGGCGGTCATTTCATGGACGGTTTCGCGCACCACGTCGATCACGTCGAACCGCTCGGAAGCCAGCGTGTCCGAGCGATGGCTCATCGTCGCGTCGCTGAGCATCTGGTTCACGAGCCGGGTCAGCTTCGCTGCATTGCGCTCGACCGCGTCGAGGCTGCGGCCGAGATCTTTCGCATCCGCCCGGTCCGCGACCTGCGCCTGCGCCCGGATCGCGGCGAGCGGCGTGCGCAACTGATGCGCGGCCTCGCCGACGAAACTGCGCAAGGTGTGGATGTTGAGCCGCAGGCGCTCCATGAAGCCGTCGATCGCGGAGACTAGGGGCACCACTTCGGAAGGGACCGGGGCGCTG carries:
- a CDS encoding efflux RND transporter periplasmic adaptor subunit; translated protein: MTRIVVGTGLLALAPACLLLSSCGKDEGKKDKAPPTVGFVVVQPTSVPVDTELAGRVSALQMSEVRPQVAGIVRRRFFKEGSLVTKGQTLYEIDPRVYSAAVDEAVANRNSAMASADSARELADRYKPLADMEAVARQDYVNAAAQARQTRAAVAQAQARLRSAQVSLQFTRVPAPISGRIGRSLFTEGALVTANQAEPLAVIQRMDPVFVDIQQSSAELLRLRRALADGSTPGDASVRLKLEDGSDYELPGKIAFSEVIVDPTTGTVTLRASFPNPDGVLLPGMFVRARFVQQVNSRAFLIPQQALRRDPRGAASVYVVEGDKAVERKVVVPSAQGTSWVVTSGLKPGDRLIIQGLGNIRPDIAVKPVPASEPQKVAPKKTKKGA
- a CDS encoding TonB-dependent receptor domain-containing protein; the protein is MYGQPDSADLFNASRSKVSFAARKARARLALLSCVAVGAWHPVMAEAQTVTPPDQTVAIAGPQIPGESSTRSVLIEKTKKKSKKSVTFENPAEDGTFGDMGPFFGFSTFNGREITGSNNFRDISFRQFPIELQKEVGYRSFYGADQVEGALFGLTTSEALRPLDLKKARFQADLRGIYSSYADRSGQSPGRRLSASYVDQFDTGIGRIGFSAGVMLNDSFLPKDFYKGTTAVKPCNSIGPTASGNCTYDPNSTNALYFPTGSHTFRQQRSDEEQRAYFATIQWQPNEKWDIMIDGERSSRIQSRYRSEFALTEGFRSLTPLEIAPSGAPLRFSGETKLESLGFARTRDEKYTGYGINVRFRPTERLEIRTDLSYSRTERSQTDISASASTNDLVGPGGRIGYTLDLSHGGVPYIEFATPIDLSDHSLFTASAAARRGRDTRRDAIKAWRTDVIYELGGLLETIRLGARYSEHKRHGQLLTYQSDGIPEANVQAGNASCRRGPITTDFLADSGTNINSWAVFDPACLYTAFTGNTDYDIPLARKSGGEQDVSEKILAGYIMGNFKGELADLPVHGNIGLRVTQTRRTTRVARYTGSPDPIIDRSGSLVDFLPSANVVVEAGRGLEIEGSVYRTLLRSAIDGFNLRRVIAGPSGTIERQDPVKAWNMDLSLRYSPAPDTAISLDAYYKFLSSSAWPGDLIMPGGPVLNPALRADSLKKSYIRGAAVSLRQTFSMLPAPLDGLALEASYSFTDSNFRFNDPSATDPANPLYLFVPPSGVPGLSKHAVNLSGSWEKGNFGIGATYEYRSGFLRPTGLTANRVLGPTNYLNAYVSYRIDDHMQLRLAALNLTNEHEVLYRPVADAAAQTSYFGQTFSLSLKLRY
- a CDS encoding CitMHS family transporter — its product is MASDTLLTVLGFGMVVTFMTLIMLKRLSPLVALTLIPIVFALVAGFGGKELGDMMLAGITKLAPTGIMLMFAILYFGLMIDVGLFDPVVRRIVQVVDGDPVKILVGTAVLATVVSLDGDGSTTYMITVASMLPLYRRIGMDPLKLTCVTILAGGVMNLTPWGGPLARAASALHVEPGEVFMPMIPVMAIGVLGVIALAYILGKHERARLAATGGARLPESAVPAGLIEPTDTADAALKRPRLLWFNALLTIGLLAGLVFAVLPLSIMFMIGFAIAILVNYPRLEDQRARIAGHARNVIAVVSLIFAAGIFTGILGETGMVEAMSNSLLALIPPQAGPFLAPIVALASLPLTFFISNDAFYFGVLPVAANAAHAYGIAPLEMARASLIGQPVHLLSPLVPSTYLLVGLAGVEFGDHQKFTLKWATVICVLMLVASLGLGLFPFFGAQG